A genomic region of Caenorhabditis elegans chromosome V contains the following coding sequences:
- the Y73C8C.3 gene encoding DUF7809 domain-containing protein (Confirmed by transcript evidence) translates to MHINPTEFFTISPSSLKKLIRNYIPPELLPSEWDCADKNPLKNVQNLIGLSNGKLKMYGSAEELLDSLNTFQRFPGSHELLGFELAETYSSSPQYLKSMKGSTYVYKHDYFVILQGMIPYSPLRRYETEVAMATVATYLKIRESVLKSDCELVPLAQSDLERIKNNIQIVNNSLVNSAFNDLSLLEFENHTIDELFIAFEKLFPSFEDERVYDSLKAVLRKFVEKFPICDNEFKYRTFFSWSGLMILEMMLFLEENSALVLPRSQITDQKCAPIVRIFSDKSNKFIMARELLRAMKQENMNVTTFEEEVLVMPWLSTFTYKQVADRVSKEDLKTIAEFNLFEEFFKSINQYFDSNNGIHFIDLKDVMEIDGRWENFYKTLNISNENSKEVRDVKKTEFTIEDLKDELSYLKIDVSFPEAHEKSEIVLEQFCALKKTITTPDVYEIIEHLLIGCIIRRIPEMEKFIHSQLACSQVLGYHCETCLGAKKVHVSDMKPVEVPKPVKILIETMKVEKIVLETVIKVEENQEPKLAKPKKSKKQQPSEKPIAKTEEKQSNACPKCFRASEYNIKLREDWRLEKIETKHLRKSLKLSQQESEENSQKISEKNEEIEHLRAQVQTTQQELNETIRLQMKQILDHQNALVKKSLQVIERDEEIQLLKGQIQAQQNAIAQQKISIRNLELENRKLMQKKPTQAAETIPQRSTEETEKVQAILFEMLKAQAVLEVESPMNKITKMTSKLIETSLNRENKIIAKREFIYFERQIRGYTKEVENRIKMIKSNQDISSDQIPELRDFPTFSDEFLKAYKDTFKENAPLICAQLLKTSDM, encoded by the exons ATGCATATCAATCCAACCGAATTCTTCACAATCTCGCCGTCCTCTCTAAAGAAACTAATCCGCAACTACATTCCACCGGAGCTTCTTCCATCGGAATGGGACTGCGCGGACAAGAATCCGctgaaaaacgttcaaaactTGATTGGCTTGTCCAATGgaaagctgaaaatgtacGGATCAGCGGAAGAACTTCTTGACAGTCTGAACACCTTCCAGCGATTCCCGGGAAGTCATGAGTTGCTCGGTTTTGAGCTGGCAGAGACTTATAGT tccTCTCCGCAATACTTGAAGAGCATGAAGGGATCCACCTACGTCTACAAACACGACTATTTTGTCATTCTTCAAGGCATGATTCCTTATAGTCCGCTGAGAAGGTATGAGACCGAAGTTGCCATGGCAACTGTCGCCACGTATTTGAAGATTAGGGAATCCGTACTTAAAAGTGACTGCGAGCTTGTTCCACTTGCTCAAAGTGACCTGGAACGGATTAagaataatattcaaattgtGAATAAT agcctAGTCAACTCCGCGTTCAACGATCTTTCacttttggaatttgagaATCATACGATTGACGAGCTATTTatcgcatttgaaaaattattcccAAGTTTTGAAGATGAAAGAGTCTATGATTCTTTGAAAGCAGTTCttcgaaaatttgtggaaaaatttccaatttgtgATAACGAGTTCAAGTACCGAACTTTCTTCTCTTGGAGCGGTCTAATGATTCTAGAAATGATGttgtttttggaagaaaactcTGCACTCGTCCTTCCAAGATCtcaaatt ACCGATCAGAAATGCGCTCCAATTGTCCGTATTTTTTCTGACAAGTCGAATAAGTTCATAATGGCTCGTGAGCTTCTCCGGGCGATGAAGCAAGAAAATATGAACGTTACGACATTTGAAGAAGAAGTTCTTGTGATGCCATGGCTATCAACATTTACCTATAAGCAAGTTGCGGATCGAGTTTCAAAAGAAGACCTGAAAACTATTGCAGAGTTCAACCTGttcgaagaatttttcaaatcaatcaatcaaTATTTCGACTCAAACAATGGAATTCATTTCATCGACTTGAAAGATGTCATGGAGATTGACGGAAGATGggaaaacttttataaaacattgaacatttctaatgaaaattcaaaggaAGTTCGCGATGTGAAGAAAACAGAATTCACGATTGAAGATCTTAAAGATGAGCTTTCATATTTAAAGATTGACGTCAGCTTCCCAGAAGCccacgaaaaatctgaaattgtgttGGAACAATTTTGTGCTCTTAAGAAAACGATAACGACACCTGATGTCTACGAAATCATTGAACACCTTTTGATTGGTTGCATTATTCGAAGAATTCCTGAAATGGAAAAGTTTATTCACAGTCAGCTTGCGTGCTCTCAAGTTTTGGGTTATCATTGCGAAACTTGCTTGGGAGCTAAGAAAGTGCATGTGTCAGATATGAAGCCAGTTGAAGTTCCGAAACCGGTGAAAATTCTAATAGAAAcaatgaaagttgaaaaaattgttttggaaacCGTTAttaaagttgaagaaaatcaaGAGCCTAAGCTTGCAAAAccaaagaaatcaaaaaagcaACAACCATCTGAAAAGCCAAttgcaaaaactgaagaaaaacaaTCCAACGCGTGTCCGAAATGCTTCAGAGCCAGTGAATACAACATTAAGCTCAGAGAAGATTGGAGattggagaaaattgaaacaaagcATCTCAGGAAATCATTGAAGCTATCTCAACAAGAATCCGAAgagaattctcaaaaaatttctgagaaaaatgaagaaattgaacatttaagAGC ccAAGTACAAACAACTCAGCAAGAGCTGAATGAGACAATTCGACTCCAGATGAA acaaattctTGACCACCAAAACGCTCTAGTCAAAAAATCATTGCAAGTGATCGAGAGAGATGAGGAgattcaacttttgaaagg TCAGATTCAAGCTCAACAAAATGCTATtgctcaacaaaaaatttccattagAAATCTGGAGctggaaaatcgaaagttAATGCAAAAGAAGCCAACTCAAGCTGCAGAAACCATCCCTCAAAGATCAACAGAGGAGACGGAAAAAGTTCAGgctattttatttgaaatgctCAAAGCTCAAGCAGTTTTGGAAGTCGAAAGTCCAATGAACAAGATCACCAAAATGACctcaaaacttattgaaacttCACTGAACcgggaaaacaaaataattgcaaaacgagaatttatatattttgaacgACAAATCAGAGGATACACAAAGGAAGTGGAAAACCGGATTAAGATGATCAAGTCAAATCAGGATATCAGCAGTGACCAGATTCCGGAGCTCCGAGACTTTCCAACTTTCTCTGATGAGTTCTTGAAGGCCTATAAGGATACCTTCAAAGAGAATGCTCCACTCATTTGTGCTCAACTCCTGAAAACCTCCGACATGTAA